A single Natrinema pellirubrum DSM 15624 DNA region contains:
- a CDS encoding thioredoxin family protein yields the protein MRPATTSPHVRNETRSHRTVAWPSDATVARGFAVRQGFQRPSRTPGMAVTSKPRQLETGDDVDEFVASHDVALVEFYTSGCALCQAMEPVLGNVARATDVSIGMVNPGDDIGLVDRFDIRSVPTLILFEDGEETARLADGFQGGDAVTDFLESNVPEAVDAD from the coding sequence ATCCGGCCCGCGACAACGTCTCCGCACGTTCGAAATGAGACGCGTTCACACCGGACAGTCGCGTGGCCATCCGACGCGACCGTCGCTCGAGGTTTCGCCGTCCGTCAGGGGTTTCAGCGACCGTCGCGTACCCCGGGTATGGCCGTGACCAGTAAACCGCGTCAGCTCGAGACCGGCGACGACGTAGACGAGTTCGTGGCGAGTCACGACGTCGCGCTCGTGGAGTTCTACACGAGCGGCTGTGCGCTGTGTCAGGCGATGGAACCGGTCCTCGGCAACGTCGCTCGCGCAACCGATGTCTCGATCGGGATGGTCAATCCCGGCGACGACATCGGCCTCGTCGATCGGTTCGATATCCGATCGGTACCGACTCTAATCCTGTTCGAGGACGGCGAGGAGACCGCACGACTGGCCGACGGATTCCAGGGCGGCGATGCAGTCACCGACTTCCTCGAGTCGAACGTTCCCGAAGCAGTCGACGCCGACTGA
- the glnA gene encoding type I glutamate--ammonia ligase, with protein sequence MTNGNLTATEEEVLDEIEAKDIDFLRLQFTDILGTVKNVSVPARQAEKAFTEGIYFDGSSIEGFVRIQESDMRLKPDPETFAVLPWQNREDGASARMICDVIDTSTGEPFEGDPRRVLKNTLERADEMGYTVNAAPEPEFFLFEEDEDGRATTETGDHGGYFDLAPKDLASDVRRDIIYGLEEMGFEIEASHHEVAKGQHEINFEYDDALATADNVGTFRTVVRAIAAQHGQHATFMPKPIPRINGSGMHTHLSLFEDGENAFHDEDGQFDLSETAQSFIAGILEHAPAITAVSNPTVNSYKRLVPGYEAPVYVAWSDRNRSALIRKPAARVPAASRIEARFPDPSCNPYLALAALISAGLDGIERDLECPDPIRENIYEFDEAKREEYGIDTLPTNLGEAVEALEEDEVIYETLGDHVGPKFVEAKSQEFEDYLVDVSQWEIDRYLETF encoded by the coding sequence ATGACGAACGGGAACCTAACCGCTACCGAAGAGGAGGTACTGGACGAAATCGAGGCGAAAGACATCGACTTCCTTCGCCTGCAGTTTACCGACATTCTGGGAACTGTCAAGAACGTCTCCGTGCCGGCTCGACAGGCCGAGAAGGCCTTCACCGAGGGAATCTACTTCGACGGCTCCTCGATCGAGGGGTTTGTCCGCATTCAGGAATCGGACATGCGGCTCAAGCCCGACCCCGAGACGTTCGCGGTCCTGCCGTGGCAAAACCGCGAGGACGGGGCCTCGGCCCGGATGATCTGTGACGTCATCGACACCTCGACGGGTGAACCCTTCGAGGGCGACCCGCGCCGCGTCCTCAAGAACACCCTCGAGCGCGCCGACGAGATGGGATACACCGTCAACGCCGCGCCCGAACCGGAGTTCTTCCTGTTCGAGGAAGACGAGGACGGCCGCGCCACGACCGAGACCGGCGATCACGGCGGCTACTTCGACCTCGCGCCGAAGGACCTCGCCAGCGACGTTCGCCGCGACATCATCTACGGCCTCGAGGAGATGGGCTTCGAGATCGAAGCGAGCCACCACGAGGTCGCTAAGGGCCAACACGAGATCAACTTCGAGTACGACGACGCGCTTGCGACGGCCGACAACGTCGGGACCTTCCGAACGGTCGTCCGCGCGATCGCCGCCCAGCACGGCCAGCACGCCACCTTCATGCCCAAGCCGATCCCGCGCATCAACGGCTCGGGGATGCACACACACCTCTCGCTGTTCGAGGACGGCGAGAACGCCTTCCACGACGAGGACGGCCAGTTCGATCTCTCGGAGACCGCACAGTCATTTATCGCCGGGATCCTCGAACACGCACCGGCGATCACGGCCGTCTCGAACCCGACTGTCAACAGCTACAAGCGACTGGTGCCGGGCTACGAAGCGCCGGTCTACGTCGCGTGGTCCGACCGTAACCGCTCGGCGCTGATCCGCAAGCCGGCCGCACGGGTTCCGGCGGCCTCGCGCATCGAGGCGCGCTTCCCCGATCCGTCCTGTAACCCGTATCTCGCGCTCGCGGCGCTCATCAGCGCCGGCCTCGACGGGATCGAACGCGACCTCGAGTGTCCCGACCCGATTCGGGAGAACATCTACGAGTTCGACGAGGCAAAACGCGAGGAGTACGGCATCGACACGCTGCCGACCAACCTCGGCGAAGCCGTCGAGGCCCTCGAGGAGGACGAGGTCATCTACGAGACGCTCGGCGACCACGTCGGGCCGAAGTTCGTCGAGGCCAAGAGCCAGGAGTTCGAGGACTACCTCGTCGACGTCTCCCAGTGGGAGATCGACCGCTACCTCGAGACCTTCTGA
- a CDS encoding MarR family transcriptional regulator, translating to MVSQTQRQKTLDPVPDDLESARAKLVYLYLEVAEGATIEEVGEILAMKKINVLSVLHSLVDAGHVEKRESAYIVAN from the coding sequence ATGGTCTCACAGACGCAGCGGCAAAAGACGCTCGATCCGGTTCCGGACGACCTCGAGTCGGCCCGTGCGAAGTTGGTGTACCTCTACCTCGAGGTGGCGGAAGGCGCGACGATCGAGGAAGTCGGAGAGATACTGGCGATGAAGAAGATCAACGTCCTGAGCGTGTTGCACTCGCTGGTCGACGCCGGCCACGTCGAAAAACGGGAGTCGGCCTACATCGTCGCGAACTGA
- a CDS encoding metallophosphoesterase, which yields MRDDPRRGSGSTARPLVEPVPNEPAATATIGSERALLVADYHAGYEAALRYERGVDVPSQAPDRRERLAALVERTRPDRLVICGDLMHSIGEPGGAERGELEVLFESFPSDLAVTVVKGNHDGRIETWLGESDDVAATVEIVAGAGVAIGDVGVCHGHTWPSRAVLESDVVCLGHEHPCVRLEDEVGGSRVERAWLRGRLAPDPFRDRSEYEGVSWLEGAAEPPRAVVIPAFNELVGGTWTNVAGQSFLSPFLPAGLADGEAYLLDGTRLGPYESV from the coding sequence ATGCGTGACGATCCCCGCCGCGGCTCGGGGTCGACGGCCCGACCGCTCGTCGAACCCGTCCCCAACGAACCGGCCGCGACCGCGACGATCGGCAGCGAGCGGGCCCTGCTCGTTGCCGACTACCACGCCGGCTACGAGGCGGCGTTGCGGTACGAGCGCGGTGTCGACGTCCCCAGTCAGGCCCCGGACCGCCGGGAGCGTCTCGCTGCCCTGGTCGAGCGGACTCGACCCGATCGACTGGTCATCTGTGGCGACCTGATGCACTCGATCGGCGAGCCGGGCGGGGCCGAACGCGGCGAACTCGAGGTGCTGTTCGAGTCGTTCCCGAGCGACCTCGCTGTCACCGTCGTCAAGGGCAACCACGACGGACGGATCGAGACGTGGCTCGGCGAGAGCGACGACGTCGCTGCGACGGTCGAGATCGTCGCCGGCGCGGGCGTCGCCATCGGCGACGTCGGCGTCTGTCACGGCCACACCTGGCCCTCGCGGGCCGTCCTCGAGAGCGACGTGGTCTGTCTGGGACACGAACACCCCTGTGTCAGACTCGAGGACGAGGTCGGCGGGAGCCGCGTCGAGCGAGCGTGGCTGCGGGGGCGACTCGCCCCCGACCCGTTTCGCGACCGGTCGGAATACGAGGGCGTGTCGTGGCTCGAGGGGGCGGCCGAGCCGCCGCGAGCCGTCGTGATCCCCGCGTTCAACGAACTGGTCGGCGGGACGTGGACCAACGTCGCCGGCCAGTCGTTTCTCTCGCCGTTCCTTCCCGCGGGGCTGGCCGACGGCGAGGCGTACCTGCTCGACGGGACCCGGCTCGGTCCCTACGAGTCGGTCTGA